In a genomic window of Curtobacterium sp. MCBD17_035:
- a CDS encoding glycoside hydrolase family 6 protein: MNRIVRAALVAAAVASISTTTAITETASASAATATVTPATIRTAPTQTIYQGGLYVQPDSQPAQAAATLAAQGRATEAAAARTIARQPIAIWLGEWFQGGLLDSTIARNLASAESKGTTPVFVTYAIPDRDCGGYSAGGLTPAQYTAWNQQIADDLHGHRAVVLVEPDSLAMLPSCSQDASTRLPLLGTAVAQFHAAGVPAYLDGGNSSWNTPAVTASELNQAGVSQARGFFTNVSNFNAVDPERSYAGKVSALTGGSHFVIDVSRNGRGARGDWCNPAGAGLGQDPHVTYGSGQLDALLWVKTPGASDGTCNGGPAAGDWFASYAVGLVQNAAR; the protein is encoded by the coding sequence ATGAACCGCATCGTCCGTGCGGCCCTCGTGGCCGCCGCCGTCGCGTCGATCAGCACCACGACGGCCATCACCGAGACCGCCAGCGCATCGGCGGCGACCGCCACCGTCACACCGGCGACGATCCGTACTGCTCCGACGCAGACGATCTACCAGGGCGGTCTGTACGTCCAGCCCGACAGCCAGCCGGCGCAGGCGGCAGCGACCCTCGCCGCACAGGGCCGGGCCACCGAGGCAGCGGCGGCGCGGACGATCGCACGCCAGCCGATCGCGATCTGGTTGGGCGAGTGGTTCCAGGGCGGCCTGCTCGACAGCACCATCGCACGGAACCTGGCGAGCGCAGAATCGAAGGGCACCACCCCGGTGTTCGTCACCTACGCGATCCCCGACCGGGACTGCGGCGGGTACTCCGCTGGTGGGCTGACGCCCGCGCAGTACACCGCGTGGAACCAGCAGATCGCGGACGACCTCCACGGTCATCGCGCGGTCGTGCTCGTCGAGCCCGACTCGCTCGCGATGCTCCCGTCGTGTTCGCAGGACGCGTCGACGCGGCTCCCGCTCCTCGGGACAGCGGTCGCACAGTTCCACGCCGCCGGTGTCCCCGCGTACCTCGACGGGGGGAACTCGAGCTGGAACACGCCGGCCGTCACGGCCTCGGAGCTGAACCAGGCGGGCGTCAGCCAGGCGCGCGGGTTCTTCACGAACGTGTCGAACTTCAACGCCGTCGACCCGGAGCGCTCCTACGCCGGCAAGGTGTCCGCCCTCACCGGCGGATCGCACTTCGTCATCGACGTCTCGCGGAACGGTCGCGGTGCCCGCGGCGACTGGTGCAACCCAGCGGGTGCCGGCCTCGGTCAGGACCCGCACGTCACGTACGGCAGCGGCCAGCTCGACGCGCTGCTGTGGGTGAAGACACCCGGTGCGAGTGACGGCACGTGCAACGGTGGGCCGGCGGCCGGCGACTGGTTCGCGTCGTACGCGGTCGGACTCGTGCAGAACGCCGCGCGCTGA
- a CDS encoding adenine phosphoribosyltransferase, producing the protein MTEHAASLVERLTAVVPDFPKPGILFRDVTPVFADPVAFSTVCGALAEPFTDVEAVAGKEARGFALAGGIAVQRGRGVLTVRKAGKLPGEVLSEQYALEYGEAAVELRPGQLPEGTRVLVVDDVLATGGTAEATITLLERAGYHAVGFAALLELDGLGGRARLEGRLPVHTLGTAPA; encoded by the coding sequence ATGACCGAGCACGCCGCGTCCCTCGTCGAACGACTCACCGCCGTGGTGCCGGACTTCCCGAAGCCGGGGATCCTCTTCCGCGACGTCACCCCGGTGTTCGCCGATCCCGTCGCGTTCTCGACCGTCTGTGGCGCACTCGCCGAGCCGTTCACGGACGTCGAGGCCGTGGCGGGCAAAGAGGCGCGCGGGTTCGCGTTGGCCGGGGGGATCGCCGTCCAGCGGGGCCGGGGTGTGCTCACCGTCCGCAAGGCGGGGAAGCTCCCCGGCGAGGTCCTCAGCGAGCAGTACGCGCTCGAGTACGGCGAGGCCGCGGTGGAGCTGCGCCCCGGACAACTGCCCGAGGGCACGCGCGTCCTCGTGGTCGACGACGTCCTCGCGACGGGTGGTACCGCCGAGGCGACCATCACGCTGCTCGAACGTGCCGGGTACCACGCGGTCGGGTTCGCAGCGCTCCTCGAACTGGACGGCCTCGGGGGCCGGGCCCGTCTCGAGGGTCGACTGCCGGTGCACACCCTCGGGACCGCGCCCGCCTGA
- the thrS gene encoding threonine--tRNA ligase produces MTATTTTTGTELFAGERSVVAIRVDGVLRDLAAEVSAGAVVEPVTLAEQDGLDILRHSTAHVLAQAVQAINPEAKLGIGPPVTDGFYYDFDVAEPFTPEDLKAIEKGMDRIIRQGQRFVRRVVSDDEARELMAGEPYKQELIGLKGAASEGDAGESVEVGAGELTVYENVDPKSGEVVWQDLCRGPHLPTTRVIGNAAKLMRVAAAYWRGSEKNPQLQRIYGTAWPDKDQLRAYLERLEEAAKRDHRKLGAELDLFSFPDEIGSGLAIFHPKGGIVRREMEDYSRRRHEAEGYSFVNTPHITKGDLFEQSGHLGWYKDGMFPPMHLDEARNDEGEITRQGADYYLKPMNCPMHILVYRSQARSYRDLPLRLFEFGTVYRNEKSGVIHGLTRVRGLTMDDAHIFTTREQMKDELTRTLNFVLSLLRDYGLTDFYLELSTKDPDKYVGSDEVWEEATSTLAEVAADSGLELVPDPGGAAFYGPKISVQARDAIGRTWQMSTVQLDFNLPERFGLEYTAADGSRQRPVMIHRALFGSIERFFGVLTEHYAGAFPAWLAPVQVVGIPVAEEYGDYLDEVVTRLREQGVRAEVDHSDDRMQKKIRTHTKQKVPFMLIAGDEDRQQGAVSFRFRDGSQHNGVPIQEAVDRITTAIRERAQV; encoded by the coding sequence GTGACGGCGACGACCACGACGACCGGGACCGAGCTGTTCGCGGGCGAGCGGTCGGTCGTGGCGATCCGGGTCGACGGTGTGCTCCGTGACCTCGCGGCCGAGGTCTCCGCCGGGGCGGTCGTCGAGCCCGTGACCCTCGCTGAGCAGGACGGCCTCGACATCCTCCGGCACTCGACCGCGCACGTGCTCGCGCAGGCCGTGCAGGCGATCAACCCCGAGGCGAAGCTCGGCATCGGACCGCCCGTCACCGACGGCTTCTACTACGACTTCGACGTGGCCGAGCCGTTCACGCCCGAGGACCTCAAGGCCATCGAGAAGGGCATGGACCGCATCATCCGGCAGGGCCAGCGGTTCGTCCGTCGCGTGGTGAGCGACGACGAGGCGCGCGAGCTCATGGCGGGGGAGCCTTACAAGCAGGAGCTGATCGGCCTCAAGGGCGCGGCGAGCGAGGGTGACGCCGGCGAGAGCGTCGAGGTCGGTGCCGGCGAACTCACCGTCTACGAGAACGTGGACCCGAAGTCCGGCGAGGTCGTCTGGCAGGACCTCTGCCGCGGGCCGCACCTGCCCACGACCCGGGTCATCGGCAACGCCGCGAAGCTCATGCGGGTGGCTGCGGCCTACTGGCGTGGCTCCGAGAAGAACCCGCAGCTCCAGCGGATCTACGGCACCGCATGGCCCGACAAGGACCAGCTCCGCGCGTACCTCGAGCGCCTCGAGGAAGCCGCCAAGCGCGACCACCGCAAGCTCGGGGCCGAGCTCGACCTGTTCTCGTTCCCGGACGAGATCGGCTCGGGCCTCGCGATCTTCCACCCCAAGGGCGGGATCGTCCGCCGCGAGATGGAGGACTACTCGCGGCGCCGCCACGAGGCCGAGGGCTACTCCTTCGTCAACACGCCGCACATCACCAAGGGCGACCTCTTCGAACAGTCCGGCCACCTCGGGTGGTACAAGGACGGCATGTTCCCGCCGATGCACCTCGACGAGGCACGGAACGACGAGGGCGAGATCACCCGGCAGGGCGCCGATTACTACCTCAAGCCGATGAACTGCCCGATGCACATCCTCGTGTACCGCTCGCAGGCCCGGTCCTACCGCGACCTCCCGCTCCGGCTGTTCGAGTTCGGGACCGTGTACCGGAACGAGAAGTCCGGTGTCATCCACGGCCTGACCCGTGTCCGTGGTCTCACGATGGACGACGCCCACATCTTCACGACGCGCGAGCAGATGAAGGACGAGCTCACCCGCACGCTGAACTTCGTGCTGTCGCTGCTCCGCGACTACGGCCTCACCGACTTCTACCTCGAGCTCTCCACGAAGGACCCGGACAAGTACGTCGGCTCCGACGAGGTCTGGGAGGAAGCCACGAGCACCCTGGCGGAGGTCGCCGCCGATTCCGGTCTCGAGCTCGTGCCGGACCCGGGCGGAGCGGCGTTCTACGGTCCGAAGATCTCGGTCCAGGCCCGTGATGCGATCGGCCGCACGTGGCAGATGTCGACGGTGCAGCTCGACTTCAACCTGCCCGAGCGTTTCGGCCTCGAGTACACCGCCGCGGACGGATCGCGTCAGCGTCCGGTGATGATCCACCGCGCGCTCTTCGGGTCGATCGAGCGGTTCTTCGGCGTCCTCACCGAGCACTACGCGGGTGCCTTCCCCGCGTGGCTCGCACCGGTGCAGGTCGTCGGGATCCCGGTGGCCGAGGAGTACGGCGACTACCTCGACGAGGTCGTCACGCGGCTCCGCGAGCAGGGCGTGCGCGCCGAGGTCGACCACTCTGACGACCGCATGCAGAAGAAGATCCGCACCCACACCAAGCAGAAGGTCCCGTTCATGCTCATCGCGGGCGATGAGGACCGGCAGCAGGGCGCCGTGAGCTTCCGGTTCCGCGACGGCAGCCAGCACAACGGCGTGCCGATCCAGGAGGCCGTGGACCGCATCACGACGGCCATCCGCGAGCGGGCTCAGGTCTGA
- a CDS encoding HIT domain-containing protein, protein MAAVPDAFQRLWTPHRAVYIEQGRAGEGRGQKDDCPFCVAPTLPDEDALIVARGRTAFVLLNLYPYNNGHLLVCPYRHVPLYDEATDEEAAEMTALTRTAMGVLRTVAHCDGFNIGMNQGEIAGAGVAAHLHQHIVPRWASDSNFFPIIARTKAITQLLGETRRLVAEAWPHESRVRPA, encoded by the coding sequence ATGGCCGCCGTGCCCGACGCGTTCCAGCGCCTCTGGACGCCGCACCGCGCGGTGTACATCGAGCAGGGACGCGCGGGGGAGGGGCGTGGCCAGAAGGACGACTGCCCGTTCTGCGTCGCGCCGACCCTGCCGGACGAGGACGCCCTCATCGTGGCCCGCGGCCGGACGGCATTCGTGCTGCTCAACCTCTACCCGTACAACAACGGCCACCTGCTCGTCTGCCCCTACCGCCACGTGCCCCTGTACGACGAGGCGACCGACGAGGAAGCCGCCGAGATGACCGCCCTCACGCGCACCGCGATGGGCGTGCTCCGGACCGTGGCGCACTGCGACGGCTTCAACATCGGCATGAACCAGGGCGAGATCGCCGGCGCGGGCGTCGCGGCGCACCTGCATCAGCACATCGTGCCGCGCTGGGCGTCCGACTCGAACTTCTTCCCGATCATCGCGCGGACGAAGGCGATCACCCAGCTCCTCGGCGAGACCCGGCGCCTGGTGGCCGAGGCGTGGCCGCACGAGTCGCGTGTTCGCCCAGCGTGA
- the pdxS gene encoding pyridoxal 5'-phosphate synthase lyase subunit PdxS: MSDSTASTTDPASTPGTSITGSSRVKRGLAEMLKGGVIMDVIDAEQARIAEDAGATAVMALERVPADIRAQGGVARMSDPSMIEDIIAAVSIPVMAKARIGHFVEAQVLQELGVDYIDESEVLSPADYVNHIDKWDFTTPFVCGATNLGEALRRITEGAAMIRSKGEAGTGDVSEATRHIRTISKEIAALRNLKDDELYVAAKELQAPYDVVKEVARTGALPVVLFTAGGVATPADAAMMMQLGADGVFVGSGIFKSGDPAKRAAAIVKAVAFHDDPKVIAEVSRGLGEAMVGINVADVPAPHRLAERGW, encoded by the coding sequence ATGAGCGACAGCACCGCATCGACCACCGATCCCGCCTCGACCCCCGGCACCTCGATCACCGGTTCCTCGCGCGTCAAGCGCGGCCTCGCCGAAATGCTCAAGGGCGGCGTCATCATGGACGTCATCGACGCAGAGCAGGCGCGCATCGCCGAGGACGCCGGCGCGACGGCGGTCATGGCGCTCGAGCGTGTCCCCGCCGACATCCGGGCCCAGGGCGGCGTCGCCCGCATGTCCGACCCGTCGATGATCGAGGACATCATCGCCGCCGTGTCGATCCCCGTCATGGCGAAGGCACGCATCGGCCACTTCGTCGAGGCCCAGGTGCTGCAGGAGCTCGGTGTCGACTACATCGACGAGTCCGAGGTCCTCTCGCCGGCGGACTACGTCAACCACATCGACAAGTGGGACTTCACCACGCCCTTCGTGTGCGGCGCGACGAACCTCGGTGAGGCCCTCCGTCGCATCACCGAGGGTGCGGCGATGATCCGCTCCAAGGGCGAGGCCGGCACGGGCGACGTCTCCGAGGCGACGCGGCACATCCGCACGATCTCGAAGGAGATCGCCGCGCTCCGCAACCTCAAGGACGACGAGCTCTACGTCGCCGCCAAGGAGCTGCAGGCTCCGTACGACGTCGTCAAGGAGGTCGCCCGGACGGGTGCGCTGCCCGTCGTGCTGTTCACCGCGGGCGGCGTGGCCACCCCGGCGGACGCGGCGATGATGATGCAGCTCGGCGCGGACGGCGTGTTCGTCGGCTCGGGCATCTTCAAGTCCGGCGACCCGGCGAAGCGCGCCGCGGCGATCGTCAAGGCCGTCGCGTTCCACGACGACCCGAAGGTCATCGCCGAGGTCTCCCGCGGTCTGGGCGAGGCGATGGTCGGCATCAACGTGGCCGACGTCCCCGCGCCGCACCGCCTCGCCGAGCGTGGCTGGTAG
- the pdxT gene encoding pyridoxal 5'-phosphate synthase glutaminase subunit PdxT encodes MAGSPVVGSVRPRIGVLALQGDFREHIASLTALGAEVVPLRRPEELASLQGVVIPGGESSVMDKLARSFGLAEPLSQAIHEGLPTYGTCAGMIMLSSRIQDGIDGQQTLDVLDTTVRRNAFGNQNDSFEIDIPMPDLGEAPVHAVFIRAPVVEDHGPDVQVIGALPDGRPIAVQQGNVIASAFHPEVSGEDRFHRRFLQLVADA; translated from the coding sequence GTGGCTGGTAGCCCCGTCGTCGGGAGCGTCCGGCCCCGGATCGGGGTCCTCGCACTCCAGGGCGACTTCCGGGAGCACATCGCGTCGCTGACGGCGCTCGGTGCCGAGGTCGTGCCGCTCCGTCGCCCGGAGGAACTCGCGAGCCTCCAGGGCGTCGTGATCCCGGGGGGCGAGTCCAGCGTGATGGACAAACTGGCGCGGTCGTTCGGTCTCGCCGAGCCGTTGTCCCAGGCCATCCACGAGGGCCTGCCGACGTACGGCACCTGCGCCGGGATGATCATGCTGTCGTCGCGCATCCAGGACGGCATCGACGGGCAGCAGACGCTCGACGTGCTCGACACGACGGTCCGCCGCAACGCGTTCGGCAACCAGAACGACTCGTTCGAGATCGACATCCCGATGCCGGACCTCGGCGAGGCCCCGGTGCACGCCGTGTTCATCCGTGCCCCGGTGGTCGAGGACCACGGTCCCGACGTGCAGGTCATCGGCGCCCTGCCCGACGGCCGACCGATCGCGGTGCAGCAGGGCAACGTCATCGCCTCGGCGTTCCACCCCGAGGTCAGCGGCGAGGACCGCTTCCACCGCCGCTTCCTCCAGCTCGTCGCCGACGCCTGA
- a CDS encoding YebC/PmpR family DNA-binding transcriptional regulator produces the protein MSGHSKWATTKHKKAVIDQRRAKSFAKLIKNIEVAAKMGGADLSGNPTLVDAVQKAKKTSVPNDNIDRAIKRGAGLTGESIDYQTIMYEGYGPNGVAMLIECLTENKNRAAAEVRTAMTRNGGTMADPGSVAYNFARKGVISVTKTDGLTEDDVLGAVLDAGVEEVTDQGGGFEIITEASDLVAARTALQDAGIDYDAADAEFVPGLRIDVDAETARKVFKLIDALEDSDDVQNVYANFAIPAEVQAELDEDED, from the coding sequence GTGTCCGGGCATTCCAAGTGGGCAACGACCAAGCACAAGAAGGCGGTCATCGACCAGCGCCGTGCGAAGTCCTTCGCGAAGCTCATCAAGAACATCGAGGTCGCCGCCAAGATGGGCGGTGCGGACCTCTCGGGCAACCCGACGCTGGTCGACGCCGTGCAGAAGGCGAAGAAGACCTCCGTCCCGAACGACAACATCGACCGCGCGATCAAGCGCGGCGCCGGCCTCACCGGTGAGTCGATCGACTACCAGACGATCATGTACGAGGGCTACGGCCCGAACGGCGTCGCGATGCTGATCGAGTGCCTCACGGAGAACAAGAACCGCGCCGCGGCCGAGGTCCGGACCGCGATGACGCGCAACGGCGGCACCATGGCCGACCCGGGCAGCGTGGCCTACAACTTCGCGCGCAAGGGCGTCATCTCGGTCACCAAGACCGACGGCCTCACCGAGGACGACGTCCTCGGTGCCGTGCTCGACGCCGGTGTCGAGGAGGTCACCGACCAGGGTGGCGGGTTCGAGATCATCACCGAGGCCTCGGACCTCGTCGCCGCGCGGACGGCCCTGCAGGACGCCGGGATCGACTACGACGCCGCCGACGCCGAGTTCGTCCCCGGGCTCCGGATCGACGTCGACGCCGAGACGGCCCGCAAGGTGTTCAAGCTCATCGACGCCCTCGAGGACAGCGACGACGTGCAGAACGTCTACGCGAACTTCGCGATCCCGGCCGAGGTGCAGGCCGAGCTCGACGAGGACGAGGACTAG
- the ruvC gene encoding crossover junction endodeoxyribonuclease RuvC translates to MIRVLGVDPGLTRCGVGVVEVAADRRARLVHVTVVRTPPDMALEQRLVRIAAGVGAAMDEFRPDAVAVERVFAQANVRTVMGTAQAAGLALHAAASRSIPVTLHTPSEVKAAISGYGNADKKQVATMVARVLGLAEAPKPADASDALALAICHAWRVGAPTEAGARAVTLTPAQRAWREAERSVVSRRLGG, encoded by the coding sequence GTGATCCGCGTCCTCGGCGTCGATCCGGGCCTGACCCGGTGTGGCGTCGGCGTCGTCGAGGTCGCGGCCGACCGTCGGGCCCGTCTCGTGCACGTCACGGTGGTCCGCACACCGCCGGACATGGCGCTCGAGCAGCGGTTGGTCCGCATCGCCGCCGGCGTCGGTGCCGCGATGGACGAGTTCCGGCCCGATGCCGTGGCCGTCGAGCGTGTCTTCGCCCAGGCGAACGTGCGCACGGTCATGGGCACCGCCCAGGCGGCAGGACTCGCACTCCACGCAGCGGCGTCGCGGTCGATCCCCGTCACGTTGCACACCCCCTCCGAGGTCAAGGCGGCGATCAGCGGCTACGGCAACGCCGACAAGAAGCAGGTGGCGACGATGGTGGCGCGGGTGCTCGGACTGGCCGAGGCCCCGAAGCCCGCCGACGCATCGGACGCGCTCGCACTCGCGATCTGCCACGCCTGGAGGGTCGGCGCACCGACCGAGGCCGGTGCGCGGGCCGTCACGCTCACGCCGGCCCAGCGGGCGTGGCGAGAGGCCGAGCGGTCGGTGGTGTCTCGTAGGCTCGGAGGATGA
- the ruvA gene encoding Holliday junction branch migration protein RuvA, producing the protein MIASLRGTCIDTAGSRMVVEVGGVGYGVTVTPQHALAVRHGAEVFLWTVLVVREDDMSLYGFETAEALQVFDLLRGVSGVGPKSAMGVLATMTPAQVARAVTDDDDTAFRKVSGIGPKTAKLITVALAGKLTAVHEATPSPAAPHPASEDVVIALVGLGWREDAARTAVDETIANEPGVAAMGTQALLRAALGTLRPSGAAR; encoded by the coding sequence ATGATCGCGAGTCTCCGAGGCACCTGCATCGACACGGCGGGCTCCCGCATGGTGGTCGAGGTCGGTGGCGTCGGGTACGGCGTGACCGTGACCCCGCAGCACGCGTTGGCCGTCCGACACGGGGCCGAGGTCTTCCTGTGGACCGTGCTCGTCGTCCGCGAGGACGACATGTCGCTGTACGGGTTCGAGACCGCCGAGGCGCTGCAGGTGTTCGACCTGCTCCGCGGCGTCTCCGGCGTCGGGCCGAAGTCCGCGATGGGGGTGCTCGCGACGATGACGCCCGCACAGGTGGCGCGCGCGGTCACCGACGACGACGACACGGCCTTCCGCAAGGTGAGCGGCATCGGCCCGAAGACGGCCAAGCTCATCACGGTGGCCCTCGCCGGCAAGCTCACCGCCGTGCACGAGGCCACCCCCTCGCCCGCGGCTCCGCACCCCGCATCGGAGGACGTCGTCATCGCCCTGGTCGGTCTCGGTTGGCGCGAGGACGCAGCGCGCACCGCCGTCGACGAGACGATCGCGAACGAGCCCGGTGTCGCAGCGATGGGCACGCAGGCGTTGCTCCGTGCCGCGCTCGGCACGCTCCGGCCGTCGGGTGCGGCGCGATGA
- the ruvB gene encoding Holliday junction branch migration DNA helicase RuvB, giving the protein MSGITSSAPESEAELAFEGAMRPRSLAEFVGQRKVRGQLELLLTAAAMQERTPDHILLAGPPGLGKTTLAMIVAHESGRPLRMSSGPAIQHAGDLAAVLSSLVPGEVLFIDEIHRMARSAEEMLYLAMEDFRIDIMVGKGAGATSIPLDLAPFTLVGATTRAGLLPNPLRDRFGFTAHLEFYEQDELEQVLVRAAGLLDLAIDRSALREIAGRSRGTPRIANRLLRRVRDYALVHAPVSGIDAVRGALDLYDVDELGLDRLDRAVVETMLTRFDGGPVGLNTLAVSVGEESETIESVVEPFLVRVGLVTRTPRGRIATPTAWRHFGLTPGGAAQQGSAPTAQPELFERD; this is encoded by the coding sequence ATGAGCGGGATCACGTCCTCCGCACCCGAGTCCGAGGCCGAGCTCGCCTTCGAGGGAGCCATGCGGCCGCGGTCCCTGGCGGAGTTCGTCGGCCAGCGCAAGGTGCGCGGGCAGCTCGAGCTCCTGCTCACGGCCGCGGCGATGCAGGAGCGCACGCCGGACCACATCCTGCTGGCCGGGCCTCCCGGGCTCGGCAAGACGACGCTCGCGATGATCGTCGCGCACGAGTCGGGGCGACCGTTGCGCATGTCGAGCGGGCCGGCCATCCAGCACGCAGGCGATCTCGCCGCCGTCCTGTCCTCACTCGTGCCGGGCGAGGTCCTGTTCATCGACGAGATCCACCGCATGGCGCGCTCCGCCGAGGAGATGCTCTACCTCGCGATGGAGGACTTCCGCATCGACATCATGGTCGGCAAGGGCGCGGGCGCGACGAGCATCCCGCTCGACCTCGCCCCGTTCACCCTCGTCGGGGCGACCACGCGGGCCGGGCTGCTGCCGAACCCGCTCCGCGATCGCTTCGGGTTCACGGCCCACCTCGAGTTCTACGAACAGGACGAGCTCGAGCAGGTCCTCGTCCGCGCCGCGGGGCTGCTCGACCTCGCCATCGACCGGTCCGCCCTCCGCGAGATCGCCGGACGGTCCCGGGGGACACCCCGCATCGCGAACCGCTTGCTGCGTCGCGTCCGCGACTACGCCCTCGTGCACGCGCCCGTCAGCGGCATCGATGCCGTCCGTGGCGCACTCGACCTGTACGACGTCGACGAGCTCGGTCTCGACCGCCTCGACCGAGCGGTCGTGGAGACCATGCTCACGCGGTTCGACGGCGGTCCGGTCGGTCTCAACACGCTCGCCGTGTCGGTGGGCGAAGAGAGCGAGACCATCGAGTCGGTCGTCGAACCGTTCCTCGTGCGCGTCGGGCTCGTGACCCGGACGCCCCGCGGCCGGATCGCGACGCCGACGGCGTGGCGGCACTTCGGACTCACACCCGGCGGCGCCGCCCAGCAGGGCTCCGCTCCCACGGCACAGCCAGAACTGTTCGAGCGCGACTGA
- the yajC gene encoding preprotein translocase subunit YajC, which yields MQSSPTTIIMLVLALGLVFLMFRNSRKRKQQQETMTTKMVPGARVMLSFGLYGTIVSVNDEKVTADVEIAPGTVVTVHRQTLSRVVDDNGDDAATAVVGTTATGDEEPRPVIAPVETTGEPEFGERLGSDTTGVVDPDAKRDDR from the coding sequence ATGCAGTCTAGTCCGACCACCATCATCATGCTGGTCCTCGCGTTGGGGCTCGTGTTCCTCATGTTCCGCAACAGCCGGAAGCGGAAGCAGCAGCAGGAGACGATGACCACCAAGATGGTCCCGGGCGCGCGCGTCATGCTGTCGTTCGGGCTCTACGGCACCATCGTGTCCGTGAACGACGAGAAGGTCACGGCCGACGTCGAGATCGCGCCCGGCACCGTCGTCACCGTCCACCGCCAGACCCTGTCGCGGGTCGTCGACGACAACGGCGACGACGCCGCCACCGCGGTCGTGGGCACCACGGCCACGGGCGACGAGGAACCCCGGCCGGTGATCGCCCCGGTCGAGACCACGGGCGAGCCGGAGTTCGGCGAACGCCTCGGCAGCGACACCACCGGCGTGGTCGACCCGGACGCCAAGCGCGACGACCGCTGA